A genomic segment from Neisseria perflava encodes:
- a CDS encoding TonB-dependent siderophore receptor: MNAPTLKTLALIIATLPYAALAGNTATPRPEQTAELQTVNVTGKNRSTRTENRDSYTTSAMRTTTGLALSPKETPQSVSVITKTQINEQGITNLVDSLKTTTGVNVIRDAGIPRFQSRGFYIDQIEEDGISSTVPGAINNPMYDAQSMNDIAVYDHIEVVRGATGLTQANGEPGGTVNAVRKRPTGERIIQGEVQIDRFGKVRTTGDFSGRLNDEGTLRGRAVVALEHDKNFKDRVKGGNATLYGVMDASVGDNTKITWGGLYQRKHTKPDDWGVALNLPRDTYLGYNWNKGVYDKANAFAEVEHYFNDNWRYTGKLDYNYNENTKKNSGIYNTSTSYAGYTPGGALASGWLSRYDNDEKQLTFKNNLNGKFEIAGVPQEIFTEYTYTHTKNNGSRRQYNPGVSFDPMTFTGNEISEPADWYATPYQMYWETHSKRTTHALLLGFRFNMLKEKLHIMAGTRWNHIKSKYITDYFYTGGSIDNDPDSVTDRKTVRFNPYFAVTYDLTPNQSLYASYTSIFKPNSNQRKDKSYLDPVTGANYEIGWKGEWFDRKLNTSLALFDIEQKNRAVQVWDTADQKWYWEPVGKVRSRGIEAEISGNLSEDWKLFAGYTFNRSKYLEAESKGTVPAGTNFSLHTPKHMLRLHTSYNLPFDGKKWTIGGGVTAQSKTASLYGVKRGGHAVFNANIDYQASKNLKLALISTNLFNRYYYENNKVSSKGANNYYGQPRNVMFKVDYKF; encoded by the coding sequence ATGAACGCCCCAACCCTTAAAACATTAGCACTCATTATTGCCACTCTGCCCTATGCAGCCTTAGCAGGAAACACGGCAACACCCCGGCCCGAACAAACTGCCGAGCTGCAAACTGTCAACGTAACCGGCAAAAACCGTTCTACCCGCACCGAAAACCGCGACTCCTACACAACTTCAGCCATGCGTACCACCACCGGGCTTGCCTTGTCTCCGAAAGAAACGCCGCAGTCGGTGAGCGTGATTACCAAGACACAAATCAATGAGCAGGGGATTACCAACTTGGTTGATTCCCTGAAAACCACCACCGGCGTAAACGTCATCCGTGATGCCGGCATTCCGCGCTTCCAATCGCGCGGGTTCTATATCGACCAAATCGAAGAGGACGGAATCTCATCTACCGTCCCCGGCGCCATCAACAATCCGATGTATGACGCGCAAAGCATGAACGACATCGCCGTTTACGACCATATCGAAGTCGTGCGCGGTGCGACCGGGCTGACGCAGGCAAACGGCGAGCCGGGCGGTACGGTGAACGCCGTACGCAAACGCCCCACTGGCGAACGCATTATTCAGGGCGAAGTCCAAATCGACCGCTTCGGTAAAGTCCGCACCACGGGAGACTTTTCAGGTCGTCTGAACGATGAAGGCACTTTGCGCGGCCGCGCCGTCGTCGCATTGGAACACGACAAAAATTTCAAAGACCGCGTCAAAGGCGGCAATGCCACGCTTTACGGCGTGATGGACGCATCCGTCGGCGACAACACCAAAATCACTTGGGGCGGCCTCTATCAGCGCAAACACACCAAGCCCGACGACTGGGGTGTGGCATTGAACCTGCCGCGCGATACCTATCTGGGCTACAACTGGAACAAAGGCGTTTACGACAAGGCGAACGCATTCGCCGAAGTAGAACACTATTTCAACGACAACTGGCGTTATACCGGCAAGCTGGATTACAACTACAACGAAAATACCAAGAAAAACAGCGGCATTTACAATACGTCCACATCCTACGCAGGCTACACGCCCGGCGGCGCATTAGCCTCTGGCTGGTTGAGCCGTTACGACAATGACGAAAAACAACTGACTTTCAAAAACAATTTGAACGGCAAATTTGAAATTGCGGGTGTGCCGCAGGAAATCTTTACCGAATACACTTACACGCACACCAAAAACAACGGCAGCCGCCGTCAATACAACCCGGGCGTTTCCTTTGACCCGATGACCTTTACCGGCAACGAAATCTCCGAACCCGCCGACTGGTACGCCACTCCTTATCAGATGTATTGGGAAACCCATTCCAAACGCACCACCCACGCGCTGCTTTTGGGCTTCCGTTTCAATATGTTGAAAGAAAAACTGCACATCATGGCAGGGACGCGTTGGAACCACATCAAATCGAAATACATAACCGACTATTTCTACACAGGCGGCAGCATAGACAACGATCCCGATTCGGTTACCGACCGCAAAACCGTCCGTTTCAATCCTTATTTCGCCGTTACCTACGATTTGACGCCGAACCAAAGCCTGTATGCCAGCTACACATCCATCTTCAAACCGAACAGCAATCAGCGCAAAGACAAATCCTATCTTGACCCTGTTACCGGCGCGAACTACGAAATCGGCTGGAAGGGGGAATGGTTCGACCGCAAGCTGAATACCTCGCTTGCCCTGTTTGACATCGAACAGAAAAACCGCGCGGTGCAGGTTTGGGATACGGCAGACCAAAAATGGTATTGGGAACCCGTCGGCAAAGTCCGCAGCCGCGGCATCGAAGCCGAAATATCCGGCAACCTGAGCGAAGATTGGAAACTGTTTGCAGGTTATACGTTCAACCGGTCCAAATATCTTGAAGCGGAAAGCAAAGGCACCGTCCCCGCAGGCACTAATTTCAGCCTGCACACGCCAAAACACATGCTGCGCCTCCACACCAGCTACAACCTGCCGTTTGACGGCAAAAAATGGACCATCGGCGGCGGCGTAACCGCACA
- the serB gene encoding phosphoserine phosphatase SerB — protein MKKVLVLQHGDLGACDWSVFGGFVSAPSGKSVLRVPVSDDFELTDGMRAALIAQQIDGAVLPDVAFADLGLIVSDMDSTLITIECVDEIAAGVGLKDEVAKITEQSMRGELDFEQSLRKRVALLAGLDERVLEEVYENVLQLSPGAEFLLEACKRNDVKFMLVSGGFTFFTERLQRRLGLDFHFANVLEVENGKLTGRLKGRIIDAQAKTDLLREYRERLGLAPWQVVAMGDGANDIPMIREAGFGIAYRAKLKTEANADACVRFGGLERIRGWFA, from the coding sequence ATGAAGAAAGTTTTGGTGTTGCAGCATGGGGATTTGGGCGCGTGCGACTGGTCTGTGTTTGGCGGTTTTGTGTCTGCACCATCAGGGAAATCGGTGTTGCGTGTGCCGGTTTCGGATGATTTTGAATTGACGGACGGGATGCGTGCAGCATTGATTGCGCAGCAGATAGATGGCGCGGTGTTGCCGGATGTGGCTTTTGCTGATTTGGGACTGATTGTCAGCGATATGGATTCGACGCTGATTACGATTGAGTGCGTGGATGAGATTGCGGCCGGTGTCGGACTAAAGGATGAGGTGGCCAAGATTACGGAGCAGTCGATGCGTGGCGAGCTGGACTTTGAGCAGTCTTTGCGTAAGCGTGTGGCTTTGCTGGCCGGATTGGACGAGCGCGTGTTGGAAGAGGTGTACGAGAATGTGTTGCAGCTGTCGCCGGGCGCGGAATTTTTGTTGGAAGCGTGTAAACGGAATGATGTGAAGTTTATGCTGGTGTCGGGCGGATTTACGTTCTTTACGGAACGTCTGCAACGGCGTTTGGGCTTGGATTTCCATTTTGCGAATGTGTTGGAAGTGGAAAACGGCAAGCTGACAGGCCGTCTGAAAGGGCGGATTATCGATGCACAGGCTAAGACGGATTTGTTGCGTGAATACCGTGAGCGTCTGGGTTTGGCTCCGTGGCAGGTGGTGGCGATGGGTGATGGTGCGAACGATATTCCGATGATAAGGGAGGCGGGATTCGGCATTGCTTATCGGGCGAAACTGAAAACTGAAGCGAATGCGGATGCGTGTGTGCGCTTTGGTGGTTTGGAGCGGATACGCGGTTGGTTTGCGTAA
- the lpxH gene encoding UDP-2,3-diacylglucosamine diphosphatase, whose protein sequence is MMPIYFIADLHLSESHPQLTALFQKFIQEKAVHAQAVYILGDLFDFWIGDDENSPLVQTIKQTIRGLTERGIACYFIHGNRDFLIGKTFARATGMTLLPEYAVIDLFGTPTLLCHGDTLCTDDHSYQKFRRTVHQKWLQRLFLLLPLTLRLNIATKIRKQSKQDKQHKTADIMDVNPAFTHETVQRFHTPLLIHGHTHRENIHRNADYTRIVLGDWRDNYASILEVDAEGYRFIAL, encoded by the coding sequence ATCATGCCGATTTACTTCATCGCCGATTTGCACCTGAGCGAATCCCATCCACAACTGACCGCTCTCTTCCAAAAATTTATCCAAGAAAAAGCCGTCCATGCCCAAGCCGTGTACATCCTCGGCGACCTTTTCGATTTTTGGATCGGCGATGACGAAAACAGCCCTTTGGTGCAAACCATCAAGCAAACCATCCGCGGCCTGACCGAGCGCGGCATTGCCTGCTATTTTATTCATGGCAACCGCGACTTCCTCATCGGCAAAACCTTCGCCCGCGCTACCGGCATGACCTTACTGCCCGAGTACGCCGTTATCGACCTGTTCGGCACTCCCACCCTGCTCTGTCACGGAGACACTCTCTGCACCGACGACCATTCTTATCAAAAATTCCGCCGTACCGTCCATCAAAAATGGCTGCAACGCCTGTTCCTGCTCCTGCCGCTCACACTCCGACTGAACATCGCCACCAAAATCCGCAAGCAGAGCAAACAGGACAAGCAACACAAAACCGCCGACATCATGGACGTCAATCCGGCCTTTACCCACGAAACCGTCCAACGCTTCCACACGCCCCTGCTCATCCACGGCCATACCCACCGCGAAAACATCCATCGCAACGCCGATTACACCCGCATCGTACTTGGCGACTGGCGCGACAATTACGCCTCCATTCTCGAAGTCGATGCCGAAGGCTACCGTTTTATCGCCTTATAA